A genomic region of Anopheles coustani chromosome 3, idAnoCousDA_361_x.2, whole genome shotgun sequence contains the following coding sequences:
- the LOC131259663 gene encoding TLD domain-containing protein 2 isoform X3, translating to MMSKSKINKLTKYLKTKVLSMSTDDYRKATLFASGSFDQDFQIPDLIGQTEILSEEHREKLCAHLPARAEGYSWSLVFSTSQHGFSLNSLYRKMHKLESPILIVIEDTDHNVFGALTSCSLHVSDHFYGTGESLLYKFNPHFKVFHWSGENLYFIKGNPESLAIGAGDGKFGLWLDGDLNQGRSQHCSTYSNEPLAPQEDFVIKTLECWAFV from the exons GTCCTGTCGATGAGCACAGATGACTACCGAAAGGCGACACTGTTTGCATCCGGTTCGTTCGACCAGGACTTCCAGATTCCGGACCTGATTGGGCAGACAGAAATCCTCAGCGAAGAGCACAG GGAAAAACTATGCGCCCACCTGCCGGCCCGTGCCGAGGGCTACTCCTGGTCCCTCGTGTTCAGCACCTCACAGCATGGCTTCTCGCTGAACTCCCTCTACCGGAAGATGCATAAGCTCGAGAGCCCGATCCTGATCGTGATAGAGGATACGGACCATAAC GTTTTCGGTGCCCTGACGTCCTGCTCGTTGCACGTGTCGGACCATTTCTATGGCACCGGCGAGTCGCTGCTGTACAAGTTCAACCCGCACTTCAAAGTGTTCCACTGGAGCGGCGAGAACCTGTACTTCATCAAGGGCAACCCGGAGAGTCTGGCGATCGGTGCTGGAGA TGGAAAGTTTGGCCTCTGGCTGGACGGTGACCTGAACCAGGGTCGATCACAGCACTGCAGCACGTACTCGAACGAACCGCTGGCGCCGCAGGAGGATTTTGTCATCAAAACGCTCGAATGCTGGGCCTTCGTCTAA
- the LOC131259663 gene encoding TLD domain-containing protein 2 isoform X4 translates to MSTDDYRKATLFASGSFDQDFQIPDLIGQTEILSEEHREKLCAHLPARAEGYSWSLVFSTSQHGFSLNSLYRKMHKLESPILIVIEDTDHNVFGALTSCSLHVSDHFYGTGESLLYKFNPHFKVFHWSGENLYFIKGNPESLAIGAGDGKFGLWLDGDLNQGRSQHCSTYSNEPLAPQEDFVIKTLECWAFV, encoded by the exons ATGAGCACAGATGACTACCGAAAGGCGACACTGTTTGCATCCGGTTCGTTCGACCAGGACTTCCAGATTCCGGACCTGATTGGGCAGACAGAAATCCTCAGCGAAGAGCACAG GGAAAAACTATGCGCCCACCTGCCGGCCCGTGCCGAGGGCTACTCCTGGTCCCTCGTGTTCAGCACCTCACAGCATGGCTTCTCGCTGAACTCCCTCTACCGGAAGATGCATAAGCTCGAGAGCCCGATCCTGATCGTGATAGAGGATACGGACCATAAC GTTTTCGGTGCCCTGACGTCCTGCTCGTTGCACGTGTCGGACCATTTCTATGGCACCGGCGAGTCGCTGCTGTACAAGTTCAACCCGCACTTCAAAGTGTTCCACTGGAGCGGCGAGAACCTGTACTTCATCAAGGGCAACCCGGAGAGTCTGGCGATCGGTGCTGGAGA TGGAAAGTTTGGCCTCTGGCTGGACGGTGACCTGAACCAGGGTCGATCACAGCACTGCAGCACGTACTCGAACGAACCGCTGGCGCCGCAGGAGGATTTTGTCATCAAAACGCTCGAATGCTGGGCCTTCGTCTAA